Proteins encoded together in one Thermomonospora curvata DSM 43183 window:
- a CDS encoding ATP-binding protein, which translates to MILDQADDTTTDTLARDGRRHWWLSALDDSSHSPGHWPTPPAGSPRTARIVLRTEAASPKAARDFTARTLAEWELSDSADDVTMVVSELVTNAVRYGLDGLPPSAQLCPVQLALFRHPHRLVVVVTDPSEHIPRIAEAGADRFSESGRGLLVVQALSNAWGWAPLSTGGKAVWAAFDLRRRRTL; encoded by the coding sequence ATGATCCTTGACCAGGCAGACGACACCACCACCGACACCCTGGCCCGGGACGGGCGGCGGCATTGGTGGCTGTCGGCTCTGGACGACTCCTCCCATTCGCCCGGTCACTGGCCCACGCCGCCGGCGGGCAGCCCGCGGACCGCGCGGATCGTGCTGCGCACCGAGGCCGCCTCGCCCAAAGCGGCCCGTGACTTCACCGCGCGCACGCTCGCCGAATGGGAGCTGTCCGATTCGGCCGATGACGTGACCATGGTCGTCTCCGAGCTGGTCACCAACGCGGTCCGCTACGGACTGGACGGGCTGCCGCCGAGCGCGCAGCTGTGCCCGGTGCAGCTGGCGCTGTTCCGCCACCCGCACCGGCTGGTGGTGGTGGTGACCGACCCCAGCGAGCACATCCCCCGGATCGCCGAGGCCGGCGCCGACCGTTTCAGCGAAAGCGGCCGGGGGCTGCTGGTGGTGCAGGCGCTCAGCAACGCGTGGGGATGGGCTCCGCTGTCCACCGGTGGCAAGGCCGTGTGGGCCGCCTTCGACCTGCGCCGGCGGCGCACCCTCTGA
- a CDS encoding SAM-dependent methyltransferase has product MTADEQEQAPPGVDVTQPSFARVYDYFLGGKDNYAVDRQVADMVMELVPEAPVVAQGNRVAIERAVRYLAGEAGIDQFIDIGSGLPTASNVHEFAKAANPNARVVYVDNDPIVLAHGRALLTESGVATFIQGDLYEPEKIFSDPALLELIDLKRPVGIILAAIIHHVPDERDPKAVVRRLHDFVAPGSYFMLTHLHDSGDDPRVAEAKKILQTGLGGSYFRSREQITGFLDGLTLLEPGVVHVTEWRPNGPPGPLEHPLHTQMVAGLARKDS; this is encoded by the coding sequence GTGACCGCAGACGAGCAGGAGCAGGCACCCCCCGGCGTCGATGTGACCCAGCCGAGTTTCGCCCGGGTCTACGACTACTTCCTGGGCGGCAAGGACAACTACGCCGTGGACCGTCAGGTCGCCGACATGGTCATGGAACTGGTGCCCGAGGCTCCGGTGGTGGCCCAGGGCAACCGCGTGGCCATCGAGCGGGCCGTGCGGTATCTGGCGGGCGAGGCGGGCATCGACCAGTTCATCGACATCGGCTCGGGCCTGCCGACCGCCAGCAACGTGCACGAGTTCGCCAAGGCGGCCAACCCCAACGCCCGCGTGGTCTACGTCGACAACGACCCGATCGTGCTGGCGCACGGCCGCGCCCTGCTGACCGAGAGCGGTGTGGCCACCTTCATCCAGGGCGACCTGTATGAGCCGGAGAAGATCTTCTCCGACCCGGCGCTGCTGGAGCTGATCGACCTCAAGCGCCCGGTGGGCATCATCCTGGCGGCGATCATCCACCACGTCCCCGACGAGCGGGACCCCAAGGCGGTGGTGCGCCGGCTGCACGACTTCGTGGCGCCGGGCAGCTACTTCATGCTCACCCACCTGCACGACTCCGGCGACGACCCGCGGGTGGCCGAGGCCAAGAAGATCCTGCAGACCGGGCTGGGCGGCTCCTACTTCCGCAGCCGCGAGCAGATCACCGGCTTCCTGGACGGCCTGACCCTGCTGGAGCCGGGCGTGGTGCACGTGACCGAGTGGCGCCCCAACGGCCCGCCCGGGCCGCTGGAGCACCCGCTGCACACCCAGATGGTCGCCGGCCTGGCGCGCAAGGACTCCTGA
- a CDS encoding citrate synthase, with amino-acid sequence MSGIELEHPGGRMSLKVTEATEGPGGLNIGDLLKQTGYVTLDPGFVNTASCTSSITYIDGEAGILRYRGYPIEELAEKSSFLEVAYLLIYGELPTAEQLQNFTDRVKNHTMLHEDFKNFFAGFPRDAHPMAVLSAAVSALSTFYQDSLDPFDPEQVDISSIRLISKLPTIAAYAYKTSIGQPLLYPDNSLSYVENFLRMSFGVPTTPYEVDPVAAEVLDMLFILHADHEQNCSTSTVRLVGSSHANLFSSVSAAVNALWGPLHGGANQAVLEMLERIHAEGGDVKAFVRRVKSKEPGLRLMGFGHRVYRNYDPRAAVIKKATTRVLERLGKSDPLLDIAMRLEEVALADDYFIERKLYPNVDFYTGVIYKALGFPTNAFTVLFALGRLPGWIAQWREMMSDPTTKIGRPRQVYLGPGERHYVPVEER; translated from the coding sequence ATGTCCGGCATCGAGCTCGAGCACCCGGGCGGGCGGATGTCCCTGAAGGTGACGGAGGCGACCGAAGGACCCGGTGGCCTGAACATCGGCGATCTGCTCAAGCAGACCGGCTACGTCACCTTGGACCCCGGTTTCGTCAACACCGCCTCCTGCACCTCCTCGATCACCTACATCGACGGGGAGGCCGGGATCCTGCGCTACCGCGGCTACCCGATCGAGGAGCTGGCCGAAAAGTCCTCCTTCCTGGAGGTCGCCTACCTGCTGATCTACGGGGAACTGCCGACCGCCGAGCAGCTGCAGAACTTCACCGACCGGGTGAAGAACCACACGATGCTGCATGAGGACTTCAAGAACTTCTTCGCCGGGTTCCCCCGCGACGCCCACCCCATGGCGGTGCTGTCGGCGGCGGTCAGCGCGCTGTCCACCTTCTACCAAGACAGCCTGGACCCCTTCGACCCCGAGCAGGTCGACATCTCCAGCATCCGGCTGATCTCCAAGCTGCCCACCATCGCCGCCTACGCCTACAAGACCTCCATCGGCCAGCCGCTGCTGTACCCGGACAACTCCCTGTCGTACGTGGAGAACTTCCTGCGCATGTCGTTCGGCGTGCCCACCACCCCCTATGAGGTGGACCCGGTGGCCGCCGAGGTGCTGGACATGCTGTTCATCCTGCACGCCGACCACGAGCAGAACTGCTCGACCTCCACGGTCCGCCTGGTGGGCTCCAGCCACGCCAACCTGTTCTCGTCCGTCTCGGCGGCGGTCAACGCGCTGTGGGGGCCGCTGCACGGCGGCGCCAACCAGGCGGTGCTGGAGATGCTGGAGCGCATCCACGCCGAGGGCGGCGATGTGAAGGCCTTCGTGCGCCGGGTCAAGAGCAAAGAGCCCGGCCTGCGGCTGATGGGCTTCGGGCACCGCGTCTACCGCAACTACGACCCGCGCGCCGCGGTGATCAAGAAGGCCACCACCAGGGTGCTGGAGCGGCTGGGCAAGTCCGACCCGCTGCTGGACATCGCCATGCGGCTGGAGGAGGTGGCGCTGGCCGACGACTACTTCATCGAGCGCAAGCTCTACCCGAACGTCGACTTCTACACCGGCGTCATCTACAAGGCGCTGGGCTTTCCCACCAACGCCTTCACCGTATTGTTCGCCCTGGGACGGCTGCCCGGCTGGATCGCCCAGTGGCGGGAGATGATGTCCGACCCCACCACCAAGATCGGCCGGCCCCGCCAGGTGTACCTGGGGCCCGGCGAGCGCCACTACGTCCCGGTCGAGGAGCGCTAG
- a CDS encoding FAD-binding protein: protein MFGDFGGIVRLLPRHVARPATVEEVAAVLREADGPVVPRGCGHSTYGQAQCDGGVLLDLRGLCAVREVGRGRAVVEAGATWRQVLEATLPHGLTPPVLTDYLDVTVGGTLSAGGIGGASLRHGLQADQVLSLDVVTPQGRLVHCSPRRNRALFDAVRGGLGRHGVIVRAALRLVPAPPFVRSHRLLYATAGALLDAQRRIPADHVSGQAKHDPVWRYELTAVRYGPGPRIPGAVEVEELSYAEFADRMRPDVTELIRIGEWERPHPWGIVLLPPRRAAEVIEATLAETSPADLGLSGVVLISPLTVRHVPALGAPGDAVMLAMLRTASPGAASPEAMLEANRRLLARAKAVGGIRYPIDAVPDFSTAGDREAASNGAG from the coding sequence ATGTTCGGTGATTTTGGGGGAATTGTCCGCCTGCTCCCCCGGCACGTGGCGCGTCCGGCCACCGTCGAGGAGGTCGCGGCGGTGCTGCGGGAGGCCGACGGCCCGGTGGTGCCGCGCGGCTGCGGCCACTCCACCTACGGGCAGGCCCAGTGCGACGGCGGCGTGCTGCTGGACCTGCGGGGGCTGTGCGCCGTCCGGGAAGTGGGGCGCGGGCGGGCGGTGGTGGAGGCCGGGGCGACCTGGCGGCAGGTCCTGGAGGCCACCTTGCCGCACGGGCTCACTCCCCCGGTGCTCACCGACTACCTGGATGTGACCGTGGGCGGGACGCTGTCGGCCGGCGGCATCGGCGGCGCCTCGCTGCGCCACGGGCTCCAGGCCGACCAGGTGCTGTCCCTGGACGTGGTCACCCCGCAGGGGAGGCTGGTGCACTGCTCGCCCCGGCGCAACCGGGCGCTCTTCGACGCGGTGCGCGGCGGGCTGGGACGGCACGGGGTGATCGTGCGGGCCGCGCTGCGGCTGGTCCCGGCGCCCCCGTTCGTCCGCTCCCATCGGCTGCTGTACGCCACCGCGGGGGCGCTGCTGGACGCCCAGCGGCGGATCCCCGCCGACCACGTCTCCGGGCAGGCCAAGCACGATCCGGTCTGGCGGTATGAGCTGACGGCGGTGCGCTATGGGCCGGGGCCGCGCATCCCCGGCGCCGTCGAGGTCGAGGAGCTGTCCTACGCCGAGTTCGCCGACCGGATGCGCCCGGACGTGACCGAGCTGATCCGGATCGGCGAGTGGGAACGCCCCCACCCCTGGGGCATCGTGCTGCTGCCGCCCCGCCGCGCCGCCGAGGTCATCGAGGCCACGCTCGCCGAGACCTCCCCCGCCGACCTCGGGCTCAGCGGGGTGGTGCTGATCAGCCCGCTGACCGTCCGCCACGTCCCGGCGCTGGGCGCGCCCGGGGACGCGGTGATGCTGGCGATGCTGCGCACCGCCTCGCCGGGGGCCGCCTCACCGGAGGCGATGCTGGAGGCCAACCGGCGGCTGCTGGCGCGGGCGAAAGCGGTGGGCGGCATCCGCTATCCGATCGACGCCGTCCCCGACTTTTCGACGGCCGGTGATCGAGAAGCGGCCTCAAATGGTGCAGGATGA
- a CDS encoding DUF397 domain-containing protein codes for MDDLAALESGGQKLVWLKSRRSNPSGNCVEMAQLPSGEIAVRNSRYPQGPVLVYTREEIEAFVGGAKDGDFDHLIA; via the coding sequence ATGGATGACCTCGCAGCACTGGAATCCGGCGGTCAGAAGCTGGTCTGGCTGAAGAGCCGGCGAAGCAACCCGAGCGGCAACTGCGTCGAGATGGCTCAGCTCCCCAGCGGGGAGATCGCCGTCCGGAACTCCCGCTACCCGCAGGGGCCGGTGCTGGTCTACACCAGGGAGGAGATCGAGGCCTTCGTCGGGGGCGCCAAGGACGGCGACTTCGACCATCTGATCGCCTGA
- a CDS encoding alpha,alpha-trehalose-phosphate synthase (UDP-forming), whose product MTDRSEFVVVANRLPVDRVNGEDGRPSWRRSPGGLVTAIAPVMRSREGVWVGWSGAADEELEPFQADGMDLVPVPLSALEVERYYEGFSNSTLWPLYHDVIAPPVYERKLWEVYVRVNRRFAETAAEVAADGAVVWVQDYHLQLVPAMLRELRPDLKIGFFLHIPFPPLELFWQLPWRRQIIEGLLGADLVGFQRPGAASNFLRLARRLLDGRTSGQLAFVGDRVVRAAAFPISVDVRELERLVNDPAVRRRAEEIRADLGGAKILLGVDRLDYTKGIAQRLQAFGELFRDGDLKPGEATFVQIATPSRERVAEYRRLRDAIEQQVGRINGQHSELGVPVIHYLHTSYSRDELAALYLAADVMVVTPLRDGMNLVAKEYVACRADHRGALVLSEFAGAADELKRAYLVNPYDINGLKSTMLQALRAEPAEQARRMRQMRRRVIEHDVDRWAREFLTVLEEPRHLDPPSAR is encoded by the coding sequence GTGACGGACCGCAGCGAGTTCGTGGTGGTGGCCAACCGGCTCCCGGTGGACCGGGTCAACGGCGAGGACGGCCGGCCCTCCTGGCGCCGCAGCCCCGGTGGCCTGGTGACCGCGATCGCGCCGGTGATGCGGTCCCGCGAGGGGGTGTGGGTCGGCTGGTCGGGCGCCGCCGACGAGGAGCTGGAGCCGTTCCAGGCCGACGGCATGGACCTGGTGCCGGTGCCGCTGTCGGCCCTGGAGGTCGAGCGCTACTACGAGGGCTTTTCCAACTCCACCCTATGGCCGCTGTACCACGATGTGATCGCCCCGCCGGTCTATGAGCGCAAGCTGTGGGAGGTCTACGTCCGGGTCAACCGGCGCTTCGCCGAGACCGCCGCCGAGGTCGCCGCCGACGGCGCGGTGGTGTGGGTGCAGGACTACCACCTGCAGCTGGTGCCCGCCATGCTCCGCGAGCTGCGGCCGGACCTGAAGATCGGCTTCTTCCTGCACATCCCCTTCCCGCCGCTGGAGCTGTTTTGGCAGCTGCCCTGGCGGCGGCAGATCATCGAAGGGCTGCTGGGCGCCGACCTGGTGGGCTTTCAGCGGCCCGGGGCGGCCTCCAACTTCCTGCGCCTGGCCCGGCGGCTGCTGGACGGGCGCACCAGCGGGCAGCTGGCCTTCGTCGGCGACCGGGTGGTGCGCGCCGCCGCCTTCCCCATCTCCGTGGACGTGCGCGAGCTGGAGAGGCTGGTGAACGACCCGGCGGTGCGGCGGCGCGCCGAGGAGATCCGCGCCGACCTGGGCGGCGCCAAGATCCTGCTGGGGGTGGACCGGCTGGACTACACCAAGGGCATCGCCCAGCGGCTGCAGGCCTTCGGGGAGCTGTTCCGCGACGGCGACCTCAAGCCCGGGGAGGCGACGTTCGTGCAGATCGCCACGCCCAGCCGGGAGCGGGTCGCCGAGTACCGGCGGCTGCGCGACGCCATCGAGCAGCAGGTCGGGCGGATCAACGGCCAGCACTCGGAACTGGGCGTGCCGGTGATCCACTACCTGCACACCTCCTACAGCCGCGACGAGCTGGCCGCGCTGTACCTGGCGGCCGACGTCATGGTGGTCACGCCGCTGCGGGACGGCATGAACCTGGTCGCCAAGGAGTACGTGGCCTGCCGGGCCGACCACCGCGGCGCCCTGGTGCTCAGCGAGTTCGCCGGGGCCGCCGACGAGCTCAAGCGGGCCTACCTGGTCAACCCCTACGACATCAACGGCCTCAAGAGCACCATGCTCCAGGCGCTGCGGGCCGAGCCCGCCGAGCAGGCCCGCCGGATGCGCCAGATGCGCCGGCGGGTCATCGAGCACGACGTGGACCGCTGGGCCCGGGAGTTCCTCACCGTGCTGGAGGAACCCCGCCATCTGGATCCGCCCTCGGCCCGCTGA